DNA from Thermoanaerobaculales bacterium:
CTCCGAGGACGGCGCGACCATGCCCGGCGTGACCGTGACGATCAACGATGCGGCCACCGGCTTCGAGCGGACCACCGTGACCAACACCGGCGGCGAGTTCCGCTTCTCGGCGCTGCCGCCTGCCACCTACAGCCTGCAGGCGACCCTCGACGGATTCCAGACCTACAAGCGCGACCTCAGGGTCGAGCTCGGCCGGACCGTCAAGAACGACTTCGTGATGACCCTGGGCGCGGTCACCGACGTGATCGAGGTGACCGGCGAGGCGCCGCTGGTCGACGTGACCTCCACGGTCACCGGCCTGACCGTCTCCGCCGCCGAGCTCGACAAGCAGATCCCGCTGGTCCACGACACCCAGCGGATCGCGCTGCTCGCGCCGTCGACGGTGATGGGCGACACCGCCTTCAACGGCGCCAGCGACGGCACCTACGACCAGCAGCTGGTGTCGATCGGCGGCTCCTCGGTGGGCGAGAACTCCTACCAGATCAACGGCCTCAACATCACCAACTTCCGCACCGGCGTGGGCTCGTCCTGGGTGCCGTTCGAGTTCGTGGACGAGGTCCAGGTCAAGACCGGCGGCTACGAGGCCGAGTTCGGGCGCTCGACCGGCGGCGTGGTCAACATGGTGACCAAGAGCGGGACCAACACCTTCCACGGCGCGCTGAGCGCGTTCTTCGAGCCCGAGAGCCTGCAGGAGCAGGAGGAGAACACACCGTACGCCTGGAACGAGCAGGAGGAGACCGAGTACCTCGAGGGCAACGCCTCGATCGGCGGCCCGATCGCCAAGGACAAGCTGTTCTTCTTCGCCTTCGTGCAGTACCGCGACACCGACTACCTCGTGACCTCGGCCGCGACCGCAACCCACGAGCAGGGAGGCGAGCCCTACTACGGCGGCAAGCTCGACTGGAACATCACCCCCAACCACCGCCTCGAGGCGACCTACCTGACCGACGAGAGCACCATCGACCAGACCCTGTACCCGATCATCGACGGTGACATCCAGTTCGGGACGGTGAACTCGACCGGCGAGCGGACCCGCGGCGGCGAGAACTACATCGGCAAGTACACCGGCATCTTCACCGAGAACTTCCTGCTGTCGGCGCAGTACGGCTTCAACGCCTTCGACCGCACCGACCAGGCGAGCGGCGACGCCTACCCCTACGCCTACAGCTACCTCACGGGCACCCAGACCCGGATCGGTTACTGGACCAACTACCAGCGCGGCTACGCGGAGGACGAGCGCGAGGCCTACCGGATCGACGGCGACCTCTTCCTCGGCAACCACAGCTTCCGCGCCGGCATCGACTACGAGAGCAACTGGTCGCTCAACAACGTCGACTACGCGGGCGGCTACCGGGCCATCTACTACCTCAACGGCACCCGCTTCCCGGACCTGCCGGCCGACCAGATCCTGGTCGACTACCGGATCTACCAGGCGTCCGGCGACTTCGACGTCTCCTCCAACGCCGCCTACCTGCAGGACAGCTGGGCTCTGACCCCGAGCCTGACCCTGAACCTGGGCGTGCGCTGGGAGCAGTACGAGAACAAGAACATCGACGACGAGACCTTCATCAAGATCAACGACCAGTACGCGCCGCGCATCGGCGCGATCTGGGACCCGGCCGGCAACGGCAAGTCCAAGCTGTTCGCGTCCTACGGCCTGTATCACCTGCCGATCGCGTCGAACACCAACATCCGGATGGCCGGCACCGAGCTCTACACCGGCGACTGGTTCACCGCCGACGGCTACAACCCGGACGGCTCCCCGATCAACATGGGCACCACCCCGCTGGCGCCGCAGCGCGTCTACGCCGACGGCCTGGTTCCCGATGTGCGTCAGGTGGTGTCCGAGAACCTCGATCCGATGGCGCAGCAGGAGCTGATCCTCGGCTACGAGCAGATGGCCGGCGCCGACTGGTCGCTGGGCGCCCGCTTCGTGGCCCGCGACTTCCAGAGCGTGATCGAGGACATCGGCGCCGACTGGGCGCTGTACTACATCAACGGCGTCTCCACCAGCTGGTGGGGCATCCTGGCCAACCCGGGCAGCGGTGTCTCCGGGTGGTTCGACGGCGACGGTAACGGCGAGCTCGAGCACTACTCGTGGACCGCCGAGCAGATGGGGTACCCCGAGGCCGAGCGCAAGTACTACGCGGTCGAGCTGACCGCCAAGAAGCGCTTCGCCAACAACTGGACCGCCGACTTCATGTACACCTGGTCGCAGTCCTACGGCAACTACGAGGGCTACGTGGACTCGACGATCGGCCAGTCCGACGCCGGCATCACCCAGCTCTTCGACTACCCGGGCCTGGCCGACAACTCCTACGGCCCGCTGCCGAATGACCGGCGCCACAACTTCAAGGCGTTCGGCGTCTACAGCTTCGACTTCGGCCTGCAGCTCGGCGGCAGCGCCTGGTACCAGACCGGCCGTCCGATCTCCTGCCAGGGCGTGCACCCGACCGATGCCTGGGCGGCTTCCTACCTGGTGGCCTCCTTCTACTGCGGGGGCGAGCCGGCGCCGCGCGGCAGCTTCGGCTACACCGACGACGCCTACGCCCTCGACCTGATGGCCAAGTACGACTTCAACCTCGGCGCCACCGACTGGTACGTCCGGCTCGACGTCTTCAACCTCACCGACGCGGATGCGGTGACCGAGGTCGACGAGGAGGGTGACCAGGACACCGGTGAGGCGAACGAGAACTTCCTGACCCCGACCCACTACCAGCCGCCGCGCTCCGTGCGCTTCGGCGTTGGCATCACCTTCTAGATCTTTTCTCGGACGCGGGAGACCGCGACATCGGGGGGGCCATCCGGGCCCCCCTTTTTTTGCTACCATCGGGGCTGCGAAGGGAGGGACCATGAGGCAGCGTTGGCTCGGGGTGGTGGGTTTGGCGTTGGCGTTGGCGGCGCTGGCGGCGCCGGCGGCGGCCCAGGACTGGTCCGGCCGCGGCCGGATCACCGCGATCGTCCTCGACGACCAGGCCAAGCCGGTTGAGGGCGCGAAGATCACGTTGCGCTTCGCGGCCGACGAGACGGTGGTCTTCGAGCGCGAGCTCACCACCGACAAGAAGGGCAAGTGCTCCTATCTCGGGCTCAAGGGCGGCTCGTGGATTCTGCGGGTCGAGGCGATCGGCTTCGAGCCCTGGGAGCAGATGGTCGAGATCTACAGCCAGGGGATCGCGGAGCCGGTCCACGTCAACCTGGTCCGCCTGCCCGAGGAGGTGGTGCGGGCCCAGCGGATGGCCGCGGCGGCCGACCTCTATGACCAGGCCGGCGCGCTGAGCGCGACGGGCGACTACGAGAAGGCGCGCGAGGAGTACGAGAAGGTGCTCGCCGAGCTCGCCCCCGCCGACCAGCCCCCGGTGCTGGTGTCGCTCGCCAAGACCTACATGGATGAGGGCAAGCTGGAGGAGGCCGCGGCGGTGCTCGAGCGCTCGCTCGCCATCGACCCCGCCCACGTCGGCACCCTGCGAACGCTGTGCGCGGTGGTCGCCGCCCAGGGCAAGATGGCGGAGGCCGAGGCGCTGCTCGCGAGGATCCCGGCCGAGGAGCCGATCCACCCGACGACCCTGATCAACATCGGCATGACCCACTACAACAACGGCGAGTCCGAGGCGGCGAAGCCCTTCCTCGACCGCGCCGTGGCCCAGCAGCCGGTGGAGCCGCTCGCCCACTACTACCGCGGCCTGGTCGCGCTCAGCCTGGGCGCCAACGACGAGGCGCGGGCCGACTTCGAGGCCTTCCTCAGCCTGGCCCCGGACCGTCCCGAGGCGGCCACCGCGCGCGAGTACCTGGGCTACCTGACGAAGGGCGGCGCGCCCCAGTAGCCGGGTGAGAGCGGGCAGCCGATGACGGCGCCGCGCCGCGGCGCCGGCCGGAAGCAGCGAGGCGGCCGACCGGGCGTCGCCGTGGCCGCCCGGGGCGCGCTATCATGCCGCCGCCGTGACCCAGCCGACCCCGCAGCCGTCCGACGAGCTCCTGGTCGAGCTGGCACTGGCCGGCAACCAGGCCGCCTTCGGCGCCCTGGTCCGCCGCTACCAGCGCCGGCTGACCGCCTTCCTGGGCCAGATCGTGGGCGACATGGAGCTCGCCCGCGAGCTCTCCCAGGAGGCCTTCATCCGCGCCTGGGGCGCCCTCGACCGCTACGACCCGCAGTACCGCTTCTCGACCTGGCTGTTCCGGATCGCCCACAACCTGGGCATCGACCAGCTCCGCCGACGGCGGCTGAGCACGGTGTCGCTGGTCCGCCAGGACGCCGAGGGCGAGGAGGTCGAGCTCGCGGTGGTCGACGCGAGCAAGGACCCGCTCGGCCACTTCGAGAACCGCGAGCTCGCCGAGGCCATGAGGGCCGCCATCGCGGGGCTCCGGTCGGAGTACCGCGAGCTGGTGCTGCTGCGCCACTTCGCCGGGCTGTCCTACCAGGACATCGCCGATCTCAAGGGGATGCCCCTGGGGACCGTCAAGAACAAACTTTTCCGGGCCCACTCCGTACTTCGAAGGGCACTGCAGGAGTACCTGTAGTGAGGCGTGAGAGGAGGAACGCCGTGCAGGCGGACTGTCGAACGATCCAGGAGCGGCTCCTCGAGGCGAACGGCGACACCGGCAGCCTCGACGCCGCCGACCTGCGCCACCTCGAGGGTTGCGCCGGCTGCCGGGCGATGGCGGCGGCCGAGCGCGGGCTCGAGCGGCTCTTCGAGCGGGCGGCGCCCCCTGCCGACCCCGCCCTCGTCGAGCGGGTGATGGCCGCGGTTTCCCCGCTGCGAAAGCGGCGGCTGCTGGCCGCCCTGCTGCCGGTGGCGGCGTCGGCGTTGCTCGCCCTCCTGGGCGCGGCGATGATGGGCGGCGTGCCCGGGGGAAGCCTGCTCGCCCAGCTGCCGGTGGCCTCCTCCCAGGCCTGGCTCACGCTCGCGAGCGCCGCCTCCGACTGGGGCGTCGCGATGACCGCGGCCGCCGGGGCGGCCCGGCTCGCCCTGCCGCCCGCGCTGCTGGTTGCCGCCGTGGTGGCGGCTCTCGTCGGGCTCGGCCTCATCGTCGCGGCCACCCGCAGGTGGCTGCCGGTCGCGCCATGGCACCGCGGCGACTGATCCCGGTCTTCGCCCTCGGCCTGCTGCTCGGGCACGGGACGCTCGCGTTGGCGTCCCCGGCCAGAGTGGCGGCCCTGTCCGAGCTCCGGGTCGACGAGCTGGTCGAGGGCGACGTCGTTGCCCTCGCCGGCGACGTCGTTCTCGGGCCGCACGCCGACGTGCGCGGCCACGCGGTCGCGGTCTTCGGCAAGGTCTGCGTCGAGCCCGGCGCCAGGGTGGAGGGCCGGATGATCGGCCTGTCGTCGCTGGCCGGGCTCGCCGTGGCGCCGGCGGCCGGCGAGGACGGCGCCCGGCTGCGGATCGCACTGCGGCTGCTGATCGCCGGCGGCTGGCTGCTCGCGACCACGTCGATCGGCCTGCTGTGGCCGGTGCGGGTCCGCTGCGGGGCGCTGGCGCTGCCCGCGCTCGGCCTGCGGGTCGCAGTGCTCGGCGCCATGGTCGCGCTGACGCTGCTGGCCGCCCTGATCGCGGCGATCGGCCTCGGGCCGGGGCTCGGCCTGCCGCTCGCCGCCGCGTTGGGGATGGGGTTCCTGGCGGTCAAGGCGGTCGGCCTGGCGGTGCTCGGCGGCGGCCTCGGCAGGGTGGTGCTCGGACGGCTCCCGATCGGCCGCGCCCTGCCGTTGACCGCTGCGGTCTTCGTCGGCGTGCTGGCGATGCTGATGGCGCGCTTCCTGCCGGTGGTCGGCGGCGCCGCGTGGACCGTGCTGTCGCTGGCCGCGGTGGGCGCCGGCGTGTTCGCGCTGACGATGGCGCCGCAGATCGTCCCGGCGGCGGCCCTCCGCAGCCCCGAGGCCTCCCGGGACTGACCTCGGGTCGGAGCCTGCGCTTCGCGACGACAACCCGCCGGTGGAGCTTCGTTCCCGTTCCCCTGCCCGTTCCCGTCCCCGATTGCGCTTCCCGTTGGATCGCACAACCCATTTCTTTTCAGCCAGTTGGGAGGTTACCTGATGGTCTGGTGGAAGCCCGGGAACGGGAACGGGTACGGGTACGGGAACGTGCAACCGAGTGGTGCCTCGAGGTGACGGCCGTACTTTGCTATACTCCGCCTTCCGTGCGCGGAGGGCCGCGTGAAGGTGGATCTGTCTTCAGCCGACAAGGAGCCGCTCAGCTTCGACCACAAGCTGAGCCTGCCCCCCGAGCGCCTGGACGAGGACCAGGTGGCGGGGGAGATGGCGGCCCGGATCTCGGGCACCGCCCGGCCGGCGGCCGGCGGCTACCTGGTCGAGGGGTCGATCGAGGCGTCGGGCACGCTGTTCTGCGCGCGCTGCCTCGATCCGGTGCCGTGGCGGCTGGAGGACACGTTCTCCGTGGAGTACCGGGCCGCGGCCGTGGCCGCCGAAGAGGGCGAGCTTGCGATCGAGGACGACGAGCTGGAGGTCGCCTTCCTCGCCGGGCACGAGCTCGAGCTCGACGACCTGGCAGCCGAGCAGATCATCCTGGGGCTGCCGATGCGCATCGTCTGCGACGAGGCCTGCGCCGGCCTCTGCCCGCGCTGCGGGGCCAACCGCAACCGCGAGGGGGCGTGCCGCTGCGAGCCCGAGACCGACGAGCGCTGGCAGGCGCTGCGCGAGCTCGCGGGAAAGAGCCCCACGAACTGATTGAGACGAAACCACTGCTGTCGAGGAAACGGAGCCGAACATGCCGAACCCCAAGCGACGACACTCGAGTTCGCGCCGCGACAAGCGGCGCTCCCACCACGCGCTCGTCCCACCGGGATGGAGCCTGTGCACCTCGTGCTTCGAGCCCAAGCCGCCGCACCAGGTCTGTCCGCACTGCGGCAGCTACAAGGGCCGCGAGGTCGTGGCTGTCGAGGAGCTGGACTGAGGCCGATGGCCGGCCACACGTCGAGCTGCCGCGGCTCCGGCCCGCGGCCCCTGCCGCCGCGGGGCGCGGTGCGCCGGCGCGGCCGCGGAGCGTGAGCCGTGGCCCGCAGATCCCTCCGGCCGATCGCCCTCGACGCCATGGGCGGCGACGGCGCGCCCCGGGCGGCGGTGCTCGGCGCGCTGCAGGCGGTCGAGGAGCTGGGCATCCCGGTCCTGCTCGTCGGCCCCACCCGGCGGCTGCGGCGCGAGCTCGGCCGCTTCCGCATCGCCCCGGCCGGGCTCGACCTGGTCGATGCGCCCGAGGTCGTGGCGATGGACGACCCGCCGGTCAGCGTGCTGCGCGGCAAGCGCAACTCGTCGTTGTCGGTGTGCGCCGAGCTGGTGCGGTCGAAGCGCGCGGCGGCGATGGTGACCGCGGGCAACACCGGCGCCGCCTGGGTGGCCGCCAAGTCCGTCCTCGGCATGATCCCGGGCGTCGACCGGCCGGCCCTGGCGGCCATCCTGCCCCGCTCCGAGGGCCACACCCTGGTGCTCGACGTCGGCGCCAACGTCGAGTGCAAGCCGCACCAGCTGGTGCAGTTTGCGGTCATGGGCGCGCTGTACGCGGAGTCGGTGCTGGGGGTCAAGCAGCCGCGGGTGGGCCTGATGTCGGTCGGCGAGGAGGAGAGCAAGGGCGGGCCCCGGGTGCGCGAGCGGTACCGGGTGCTGGCCGGCGCCGGCATCCGCTTCATCGGCAACGTCGAGGGCCGGGACGTGTTCGTCGGCGAGGTCGACGTGATCGTCTGCGACGGCTTCACCGGCAACGTCGTCCTCAAGGTCGCCGAGGGGCTCGGCGAGATGGTGATCGGGATCCTCAAGGAGGAGGCCCAGCGGTCGCCGGTCTACGGGGCCGGGCTGCTGATGGCCAAGGGCGCCTTCCGCAGCCTCAAGCGCAAGGTCGACTACTCGGAGTACGGAGGGGCGCCGCTGCTCGGCGTCAACGGTGCGTGCCTGATCGCCCATGGCCGCTCCTCACCCAAGGCCATCCGGAACGCGATCCGCTTCGCCCGCACCTACGCGGAGAGCGACGTGGTCGGCCGCATCGGGGAGAAGATCCTCGAGGTCCTGGAAGCGCCCGCTGCGCGAGGGGCCGGTTAGCGATGCACGACGGCTTCGCCCGCACCGCCAAGATCGTCGGGCTCGGCGGCTACCTGCCGGAGCGGGTGCTGACCAACCACGACCTGGAAGCCATCGTCGAGACCAGCGACGAGTGGATCACCAGCCGCACCGGGATCTCCGAGCGGCGGATGGTCGCCGACGGCGAGGCGCTGGTCGACCTTGCCGAGCGCGCCGGCCGGGCGGCGATAAAGGACGCGGGCATCGACCCGGCCGCGGTCGACCTCCTGATCCTGGCCACCGCCACGGTCGAGCAGCCGATCCCGGCGTCCGCCGCGATCGTCCAGCCGCGGCTCGGGCTTGCCAACGCCGCCTGCTTCGACCTGTCCGCGGCGTGCTCCGGCTTCACCTACGCGCTCAACGTGGCGCGCCAGTTCATCGCCACCGGCGAGGCGACCACCGTGCTGGTGATCGGCGCCGAGTGCCTGACCCGCTACCTCGACTGGACCGACCGCACCACCTGCGTGCTGTTCGGCGACGGCGCGGCGGCGGTGGTGCTGCAGCCGGCGCCTCAGGGAGAGGGAATCCTGCAGATCGCCTGGCGCACCGACGGGACCCTGGCCGACCTGATCGCGATGCCGGGCGGCGGCTGCCGCTTCCCGCCCTGGAGCACCAAGTCGATCGAGCAGCGGC
Protein-coding regions in this window:
- the plsX gene encoding phosphate acyltransferase PlsX produces the protein MARRSLRPIALDAMGGDGAPRAAVLGALQAVEELGIPVLLVGPTRRLRRELGRFRIAPAGLDLVDAPEVVAMDDPPVSVLRGKRNSSLSVCAELVRSKRAAAMVTAGNTGAAWVAAKSVLGMIPGVDRPALAAILPRSEGHTLVLDVGANVECKPHQLVQFAVMGALYAESVLGVKQPRVGLMSVGEEESKGGPRVRERYRVLAGAGIRFIGNVEGRDVFVGEVDVIVCDGFTGNVVLKVAEGLGEMVIGILKEEAQRSPVYGAGLLMAKGAFRSLKRKVDYSEYGGAPLLGVNGACLIAHGRSSPKAIRNAIRFARTYAESDVVGRIGEKILEVLEAPAARGAG
- the rpmF gene encoding 50S ribosomal protein L32, with translation MPNPKRRHSSSRRDKRRSHHALVPPGWSLCTSCFEPKPPHQVCPHCGSYKGREVVAVEELD
- a CDS encoding DUF177 domain-containing protein, yielding MKVDLSSADKEPLSFDHKLSLPPERLDEDQVAGEMAARISGTARPAAGGYLVEGSIEASGTLFCARCLDPVPWRLEDTFSVEYRAAAVAAEEGELAIEDDELEVAFLAGHELELDDLAAEQIILGLPMRIVCDEACAGLCPRCGANRNREGACRCEPETDERWQALRELAGKSPTN
- a CDS encoding tetratricopeptide repeat protein, whose protein sequence is MRQRWLGVVGLALALAALAAPAAAQDWSGRGRITAIVLDDQAKPVEGAKITLRFAADETVVFERELTTDKKGKCSYLGLKGGSWILRVEAIGFEPWEQMVEIYSQGIAEPVHVNLVRLPEEVVRAQRMAAAADLYDQAGALSATGDYEKAREEYEKVLAELAPADQPPVLVSLAKTYMDEGKLEEAAAVLERSLAIDPAHVGTLRTLCAVVAAQGKMAEAEALLARIPAEEPIHPTTLINIGMTHYNNGESEAAKPFLDRAVAQQPVEPLAHYYRGLVALSLGANDEARADFEAFLSLAPDRPEAATAREYLGYLTKGGAPQ
- a CDS encoding sigma-70 family RNA polymerase sigma factor, which produces MTQPTPQPSDELLVELALAGNQAAFGALVRRYQRRLTAFLGQIVGDMELARELSQEAFIRAWGALDRYDPQYRFSTWLFRIAHNLGIDQLRRRRLSTVSLVRQDAEGEEVELAVVDASKDPLGHFENRELAEAMRAAIAGLRSEYRELVLLRHFAGLSYQDIADLKGMPLGTVKNKLFRAHSVLRRALQEYL
- a CDS encoding TonB-dependent receptor; the encoded protein is SEDGATMPGVTVTINDAATGFERTTVTNTGGEFRFSALPPATYSLQATLDGFQTYKRDLRVELGRTVKNDFVMTLGAVTDVIEVTGEAPLVDVTSTVTGLTVSAAELDKQIPLVHDTQRIALLAPSTVMGDTAFNGASDGTYDQQLVSIGGSSVGENSYQINGLNITNFRTGVGSSWVPFEFVDEVQVKTGGYEAEFGRSTGGVVNMVTKSGTNTFHGALSAFFEPESLQEQEENTPYAWNEQEETEYLEGNASIGGPIAKDKLFFFAFVQYRDTDYLVTSAATATHEQGGEPYYGGKLDWNITPNHRLEATYLTDESTIDQTLYPIIDGDIQFGTVNSTGERTRGGENYIGKYTGIFTENFLLSAQYGFNAFDRTDQASGDAYPYAYSYLTGTQTRIGYWTNYQRGYAEDEREAYRIDGDLFLGNHSFRAGIDYESNWSLNNVDYAGGYRAIYYLNGTRFPDLPADQILVDYRIYQASGDFDVSSNAAYLQDSWALTPSLTLNLGVRWEQYENKNIDDETFIKINDQYAPRIGAIWDPAGNGKSKLFASYGLYHLPIASNTNIRMAGTELYTGDWFTADGYNPDGSPINMGTTPLAPQRVYADGLVPDVRQVVSENLDPMAQQELILGYEQMAGADWSLGARFVARDFQSVIEDIGADWALYYINGVSTSWWGILANPGSGVSGWFDGDGNGELEHYSWTAEQMGYPEAERKYYAVELTAKKRFANNWTADFMYTWSQSYGNYEGYVDSTIGQSDAGITQLFDYPGLADNSYGPLPNDRRHNFKAFGVYSFDFGLQLGGSAWYQTGRPISCQGVHPTDAWAASYLVASFYCGGEPAPRGSFGYTDDAYALDLMAKYDFNLGATDWYVRLDVFNLTDADAVTEVDEEGDQDTGEANENFLTPTHYQPPRSVRFGVGITF
- a CDS encoding beta-ketoacyl-ACP synthase III encodes the protein MHDGFARTAKIVGLGGYLPERVLTNHDLEAIVETSDEWITSRTGISERRMVADGEALVDLAERAGRAAIKDAGIDPAAVDLLILATATVEQPIPASAAIVQPRLGLANAACFDLSAACSGFTYALNVARQFIATGEATTVLVIGAECLTRYLDWTDRTTCVLFGDGAAAVVLQPAPQGEGILQIAWRTDGTLADLIAMPGGGCRFPPWSTKSIEQRLPFIKMRGNETFKVAVRALTELSLSVLAAAGIGVEEIDLFIPHQANQRIIQAVGQRLGLRDEQVFSNVHRVGNTSSASIPLAMVDARDKGRMRRGDLVLTSSFGGGLTWASSLFRF